TGGTGAATGTATTTTAACTGTGAATACAGTCTCAGCTCAGGACAAAGCCCAGTGCTTACAAAACTGCCACATTCTCATCTACTGTTGCACAATAAGTCGTACGCCGAGCGACTGTGCAGACTGGCTTTCTGTCTCATTCCGAGACATCCTTCCGAAACAGAATTAAAGCACATTTGTATTGGAAGGGAAGTTCCAGTGTTGtaggttgggtttggtttttttttttttgtttaactaaaATTTTGGTTTAATGCAAGTGTTTCTGAAGAGTGTGCTGTCCCTTTACTGCACTTAAGTTACTAAAAGCCTGTCTTGGAAGAGTACATTCCGCGTGCACTTTATTTCTTTAGACTGCCAAGTGAGCCACAATAGCTTTTAGGAAATGGATAAAGTATTGGCATCACCGCTGGGCCCTGATAGGAATGCATTCCTGAGGCATTTTTCATCCAGGACTTCTAAACTTTCCATTTCTTGTAACTGTGCTGACTCGGAACCTCTGGAGGAGATGAAATGTTGATTCCCAGTATGTTTCATTCTGCTTTAAGTTTGTGGGTCATGGTCTTTGGAGTTACGTGCACCTGATTTGtataaatcttttctctctggatcaGTTGTTGAAAACTGAAAACTTTGAAAAAGTGGACTGTGTCAGAATCAAAGTGAACGTAAGGCCTAGCTGTGAAGAAGGATTTGTATAGAAATACCTCACCGTGCTGGCTTATTGTGTGCATTAGCTTATACAGGCCCTGGAGTGCactttttctgtaacttttcagAATGACTCACGGTTGTGGATCCACAGCTTCACCCAAGGCTCCATGGTCAGGCCGTATTCACAGCAAAGAAGACCCAGCTACAGATTCAAGTGAACTGTGGTTGTGTTTAATTCTCAAGCTTCAGTTCCTCCTTCTCAAAATCTGTTGATGAAGTCTTAATCGGACATTCGTTGTCTCTCTTTAATCATTGTAGCGGCAGACTTACTGAAAACACTCTTCAAATGAAACCTCTTCCTTGAAACACTTGTCCCAGCATCTTTGTTTGCATCCAAGGTCTTCTGTCCCATCTCCTCTTTGATCTCTTTTAGTTTGTCCAGACTGCTGTTCTAAAAATCATCTCTCTGCCACTTGCAAATCCTTCCATCTCTTTGAATTCCTCCTCAGCTCCTTTCTGTGCTCTGTAAGGCATCACATCACCgctgctccttttcttttcccttgggtGCTGGTGTCAGGCAGTTTGTATCGGTCTCCCCTGTTTTCCCTTTGGGGGCTTTGGTGCCTTAACTTCCTCTAACCCTCTGCTCCTGGATTGCCCCGTGAAGCACGAGTAAAATTTGTCATTGATCCAATAATTGAGTATTTTTGTGACTCCAGCATGCTGCCTTGTAGGTGACCTCCCTCTGGCTTCTAACATTTCAAACTGtggtttccccttctccccctgccctgcttaGGTCTCTGCCTTCTGATAAATTCATAGGGAGAAACCAGTGATGGAGGACTTGCTTGAATACTCTCCTGCCACTAGAGTAATTCAGGTTAGAAAAGCATCTTTCTCTcctcatgtgaaaaaaaaatctaaatcaggacaaattgcaaaatattgtgatgttttgtgtattttctttcataattCACTTGGTTATTGTTATGGGAACTTGCTCTTATTTTCCAAGTCTTAAGTACAAACTGTCTGGAACGCTTGATTTTCAACATGTTTATTTTTGATAAATACCACTTAATAACCTCTCATCTTTCCTccatgagggagaaaaaaatccatccttaTTAAATATTGATTTATCATCTAAGCAGTTCCTGTTAAAAACCAGAAGTACTCAATGAGCACATCTGCATTTTCACATCATTACTGACTGTTGTTTAATTTCCATCTAGTTACTGGAAGATCAGTAGGAATCttcttctctcattttaaaagatgGCTTTGTTGCCCAGGGACACTTCATCTCCTCTTTGTTGCTTTTCATCCCTACATTTCGACTGCAATTTGTGCATTTCAGAGAAGCGGGGCTGTTACTTGCCTCATTACCGGGGTCGACGTGTAGCCAATGGACCTTCCCTGTGTCACactggctggcagcagcagagtaCAAAGTTAATCGTGGGTTTCCCCAATTGCTAAGAGACCTCTGTGTACTTCACCGTGCTGCAGGGGGGTGGTTTGTGTGTCTGCAAGTCCTGGCACTTACTTCCAGTAGACCTCGGTCATCCGGGAGTGAAGGCTAACAGATAGCACACCCCCTTCACATCTCCTTTTGAAACGTCAGCCATGGTCTCTGGTAGCTCTTCTATCCTACAAAGATTTAATATGAATAGTTGTGCATGAATGTTGCGTTTGTGAGTGCTTCTGCCTAGGTTATTGTTATCAAAGTTGGAAGTTCAGCATTTTTGTAAGAATTTTAAAGTCTGTTATGATCTTGTCTtggtaggacaaggggaaacagcctcaagttgcgccaggggaggtttaggatgggtattaggggaaatttcttcaccaaaagggttatcaaactttggaacaggctgcccagggaagcggtggaatcaccatccctggagacatttaaaagccgggcagacgtggtgctgactgacatgggttagtggtggctttggcagtgttgggttgatggttggactctatgatcttaaaggacccttccaaccttgacaattctatgattctgtgatacacgTGGTCTTGTGGGTGGGATGCTGGGTGCTTGGGAGCGCTAGGTGCAGAACCCCCTTCTGCTGCAGGCCTCCTCGGTGTTAGCGAGTCATGAGCAGGGCCCTCTGTGTGTAGGTGTCTCATCTGAGAGTCGTTTTTCCCCCATGCATTTTCCATCTTGATTATTTATCTTGTGCTTGTGTAGCATCTAGCACAGTGGGCCTAATCTCCGCCAGTCCCTGTATTTATTTAGTACTGTAAATAAGACGTGCCCTACTTTCATTCTCATTCATGCTTACTGTGGTAAACTAAACTATTCTAGATTTCTCTCGGGGGTAATGCTCTATTATTAAAGTGATGATTTGCTGCATATTTTGGTAATCTAATAGTGCATTACTCACCAGCGTGTCTCCAATGGTACCCATTGGTTTGGCACATAATGAAGAGCTGTTTGGATGGAAACGAGCAGCTGGACATTTCCTCTaataaattttcttcctttttgtatttctaaGGTACTGCACAGATGAAAATCAGACATTTCCTCAGCCGTTCATGCTGGAGAATCACATCAGCCTCATGCATGGCATCAAAAACCCAGACTTATCCCAGATGGCCAAAGCAAAAGCTCCAGAGAGAGACACAGCAGAAGTAACTGAcatattttcattgaaaaataaatgcacctGGCGAGTAGCCGTTCACTTGGGGTGTTATGTCAAGCCCTCTCGTCCACACGGcagatttccttcccctcctctcagCTCCAGCCAGTTTGCTCCTCTCTGGCGGTGTCGGGATCAGAACCGAAAGTGCAGccaagctgcagcagcaccagggcaACGTGTCTTGcatttttcaagatatttttgaaCGTGTGGCCCTGTGTTTTCCTCGCCTTTTTTCACTCTACTTTGTAACCAGGTCTAATTTAGGTTTGTTATTACCCTTGTTTTCCCCTGCCACTCTGTTCATGAGCCTGGTacatttttcctctccctcccttgttttttcttctagttacaaaagattttttttctgttttaaaatacttattagaTCCATTACCTATAAGAACTGCATTCTGCCTAAGTAGGATTGTGTAATGTTTTTCAGCAAATGCAACCGTTCAACTAACTTTATTTCGGGTTGGTTTGGAATGGAGGCTTGGCTGATTGGGTTTCTTTGCTCCGTTTACTTTAAAAATAGACATACGTTTTTGGTATCACTGCAATTTATCGTTCGTCTATACCCTAGCATTGAGGGATCGCAGCCAAGACTGACTCCCCCTATGTATTTACGTGGTAAGGAAACCTGGGGTAACTCAAGAATTCCCTTCCCTGAGCTGGTGGCTGCTTCCCGCACGCAGAGCCGACATACCGGGGCACCCGGCTAAATGGGGGCAGATGTGGCTTCACATGGCTCCAGCTGGGTCTGCAAATACAAGCCTATAAGCTGTATCCTAAACAAAGACCACTCAGTGCTGCTGGATAAGGAGATAACAAAATCACATGAAGGGACATAGGCAAGCGAGCCGTCCCCACAGGAGGAGAAGCACGCTGCGGGATTATAAGACAGAAGGGATGAGTTAAAGAGAGATGCCATGAAGAAAAAGCCTGAGTGGAGGGCAAAACGTTCAGAGTTAAATCCAAGAAGCGTTGCCTGGGATAATGACCGTCCCCGTGTCCCTGAGCTGTACCTGCTCTGGAGGCTCCTCCCTCCCACACCAAGTTCACATTCTCTTTCCCCATCACGTTTCTGCCCAGCCAACCCCTCCCAGGTCTCCCATCTCACGCCGCAGGATGGCGGTTGAGATCCTGCATGTTGGAGCGAGGCGTCTGGGTCCTGGTAGGAGAGGCAATGCAAGAGGAGTCCCTAGGCATGGCTTCCTTTAGTTTGTATCAAATACCAATGTGTATTCACCCTCGGGTGCCTTCAGATACGCGTGTGGAATTTAGCACTTAACTCTTCCATGGTCTCGAACAATAAAGTAActttttaatcttgtttctttttttaaggcaagATCTCCAAAGAGGATGGCAACGGATGAGCTGGGTCAGGCAGAGACCGCTGCGGGTTCAGACGCGCCGCCAGCCAAAAAACTGAAAGCGCACTGGAAATGCGCTAAATGCGGATTCGCGACAGACATCAGTACTGAGTTTCAGGAACACATACCTCGGCACAAGACAGACAGCTCCACCTACCAGTGCTTGTTCTGCGGCTTGTGCTACACCTCTCACATCTCTCTCAACAGACACCTCTTCATTGTTCATAAagtaaaagatgatgatgaggaggaggaggaagaggaggaggaggaggaggaggaggaggaagatgaaaggcAGAAGTTACAAAGGGAGATGAGTGAGAACGGACATGAGGGGTATAATGGCGAGATGAACACTACAGCGGAAGAAGAAAACCTGAAATGCAAAGAGTGCAAAAGTGACTCAGCTCTTTGTGAACACAGTCAGACGTGTGGCGTGGAGGGTCCTAATAGCACCTCGCAGAACAATCACTCAAAGTCTCTTaagacttaaaaacaaaaaaccccttttggTTGGTCAGGGTGTTTTTGTTGGGAGTTTTTTACTCAAAATACGGGGTGGGGATGGGGTGAATCTTTGAAATATTCTGTTGATTTCTTGGGATGGACATTGCTTTCCGTTAACTTCTATTTGtaagggaaatttaaaaaaagaaaaaaaccctgacattGCATCCTGAGCACTAACTCTCTGCCAGCCCAGAGAGGTGAAAAGGGAAAGCAGGGCGAGAATCCTCGCTGAAGCTTGTCCAACTCCTGAGGATCAAGGAGCACTTTCTTCAGCTGCAGTTTCCATAAGATGAGCTCTCTTCCTTCAAGTGTGCACTGCCTCAGTCTCTGCCCGGAGCCCCAGGCTTGCCTTCCCTATCTcgctttctttctccttctatttatggcttcttttttctcttcccatcctGCCTTTGTTTTACTCATTTTAACTCATAACGCCGTCTCAGCAAAACACGCTTGTCAGGACCGTGCTGGCCGATCTGGGATCTTCTGTGTTACACGGGACAGGTTCAAGCTGTAAGTTGTGCTGAGTTTTCTTTAACTGCCCGAATAACAACCTTGTTTTCCAAAAGGCAATTTAACGAAATTTCTTGGACCTGAATCATCCCGAAAGAGAGTTCTGTAGCCCCTGCCGTCTCGGGTGAGCGCAGCTCAAGGCCATGCGTTGCGTTAAGGAGGGCCTGCTGCCCCTCAGGGACCTGGTGGCTGCCTGTCCGTGGAGCTGCGCTGCTGGAAGCCGTCCTAGGGTGGGTGCAGCTGGGCCTGGTGCTTGGTGGCTCATCTTGGCAGGGAGCTCGGGCAGAGCTGTGTTGGCACCATCCCCAGATGGGGAAACCGTCCCAGTGCTCCCGAGGGGCTggtgctgaggtgctgcagcagaGGCGGGTGTGCGGAGGCAGTGGCGTTCCTTGGTGCGTCTGGGCCGGCGTCCCTCGCTCTCCTCCCACAGCCGCTCGGCCTCACCTGGGGAGATGCTTCTTTCCATGCAGTCATATTGACTCCCTCTTCCCTCACTCGTTCCCCCGTCACACATGCGCTTCGTGTAATATAATTATCTTctataccattattttttttattattattattattatgttgaGCCAGAACCCTGCTCGTTATTGTTTACTATGACgatgtttaaataatttaagaactATTTATCTTATTGCATTCGGATCGCTCACCTTCTCGTCTCGACGTGTTTTGATACGACCCGTTTGGACTCTATTTCTGGCGGGGCGTGCGTTGGCCCGGGGGCGCGTGCCCGGGCGGCCTGCCTGGAGTGAAGGATAGCGGGGGGCGCTCCCGAGCCACCACCCCTCTATTTAACCCGCAGCGGCGTTCGTGCCTTGCTATGATGTTTACTTCAAAGTATCGCAAATAAACGCATCCACGGGGGCCTGCCTGGGCGTCGTTCCTTCCTCAGGCCACTATGGCCGCGCCCCCCCCGGAAGGGGCGTGGCCGgaagcggcggggcggcgggcggaagCGGGGCCggaagcggggccgggcgggcggtgGTGCCGCCGCCGTCGGTGCCGGCGATGCTGTCGCTGGATTTTCTGGACGATGTGCGGCGCATGAACAAGCGGCAGGTGCCGAGCCGGGGCGGGGCAGTGGAGGGGGGTCGAggcgggcccggggcgggggggtcggTCGGGCGGGGTCTGCCCTGCGCggccccgggcggcggggcctgaccgattcctccccccccctccagctgTACTACCAGGTGCTGAACTTCGGCATGATCGTCTCCTCCGCCCTCATGATCTGGAAGGGGCTGATGGTGGTGACGGGCAGCGAGAGCCCCATCGTGGTAGTGCTGAGGTAAATTCCGCCGCGGGGGGGAAGGTGAGGGGGGGAGaaccccgccgggcccggggaACCGGTCGGGCCCGCcacggcggggctgcggccgccggCGGAGGTTTGCCAGGGGGACGGGGCAGCGGGAGGCTCCCGCCGCGTCCCCGGGCGCCGAGAGGCTCCCGTAGAACTGCTGCTGTCCTGTAGCGCGGAGGAACaatgggggaagaggaaggaggtaagtggggctggcagccccacGAAAAACGGCGTCTCGCTCTTCGGCCTGTCTCAGCCTGTGCGTTGGAGAGGTCCTGAGGAAGGGCTTCAAAGAAACATGGCGAGAGCGCAACCCAGGTGCTTCTGGATCATACCAAACCCCCTGGAGACACTCAGGGGTGCGGGTGAAAGACTTGAAAAGGGAAGGCCTTGAAGCAGGGGGTGATGGACCCGTTGCTCGCGCACATCGTCCCAGTGTAGAAGCAATGTCTGTGGCAGAGCTCCTCTTCTCAGCCAGGCTAATGGCACTTCCTGTAGTGGAAGCTGTGGCAGCGGAACATGGCGGTGCGCTGgcacctcctgccctgcctgtccgCGTGTCTCATTGCTGCTACGAGAACAGTGAAGTCTGTGGCGAGTGTCAGTTATCAAAAAGGAAGTGGAAGTCTTTGAGATGCCGGCAAATGAACTCGTATAGCAAAAAGGagttgctggattttttttaaatgggaagtgGCTTACTGAAAGGCCCAGTGAGCGTTATTATGTGTATGTTGCATCCTTAAAAGTATCCGCTAACTCTTTTGTCACAGCTGCTTGTTTTTTTCCGGGCCTTCTAGTGACCTGTGACATGGCCAGAAAAAGGAGAGATGCAGCTGTACCCTTTTATACGCATGGCTGAAAGTAAGGGATGTCACTCTGTAGCTGGATAGGATTTAGGTGTTGCCTCTTGCTCTTGTGGAAGTGCTGTGCAGTGGTTGTCACCAGCATTACTCCCACGTCCTGGTGCCTGGGACAAATTCCTGTGGCCAGAGTTCTTGGGCAGCCATCATATGCTGGCACTGTCAGATGCCGCCTAGATATTGCATGAGGCTGTTCTGTGGCCACGGTGGCCtttctgtgtgtttctgcatCAGCGTTCATTACCGCATGCCATTTAACAGAACTCCCACAAAATAAAACCGAGTGGCATTGCCATTCCCTCCTGACGGATCTGTGAAGTCCAGGGGAGATGTTTCACGCTGTTCCTCCCAGTGAGTAAGACAGGGGCCATTAGGTCACATCCCTTCTTCAGCGATGTGATCTTCTATTCTGAATAGCAGCTTCTGCACTGTCTCGAGATAAAACACAAATATATGCGGTACTTAAAGTTCATCATTTTGTTTTGCACTGCATTATTTATCCGGAATTAAGAAGGTTAAGTATTTTGTAACAATTGCCATTtacaagagaggagaaaaataacttcagtagCGGTGCCTGAAATGAGATCGTTAAGCAAAGTGATGAATCACAATAACAAATTTTTAGCACGCCCGTCTGTCTGTTCCAGATGGGAATGCAAGAGCCTGTATGCTTTCGGTGCTTTGTTCGTGAGGATGATCTATCtacctgtgaaaaataaaaacaaatgacatAAAGCTTCTCACCACTGCCATGCTGCCAATGTAGCCCTTCCAATGGAGAGCTCAGAAGTCGGGAAGATACTGCTTGTCATGAGCCTTGTTGTTGTTAAGAAAGCAGGCGGCTTTCCCTGTCTGGTGTGCTTTTAACACCCGCTGCTGGCGCTGTGCTTTTCCCAACAAATCTGAAGTGCCGGTCGTGTGGTGATGGAATGCAGTAGAGGTTAGACATGCCCGGTCTCCAAGTCCACGTGGATTTTTTAGGAGCTTTTCCTTGAGGTTATTGTCAGATTTTTCTTAAAGGACTATAAACTCTGAAACCTGCTTCCAAGTGTTTAAATATTGTTCAATTGcccctcttctctttttcagtgGAAGCATGGAGCCTGCGTTTCACAGAGGAGATCTCCTGTTCCTCACGAACCGAATTGAAGATCCAATCAGAGTGGGAGAAATCGTGGTCTTTAGGATAGAAGGAAGGGAGATTCCTATAGTCCATCGCGTCCTGAAAATTCATGAGAAGTATGTCGAGAATTTGGGGGATTGTACTGCAGCTGTTTAGCTAAATTTTTTCTCATCTCCCTGGGTAAATGAGTGGGTGGGACACCAGCAACAGAAATCCAGGTGCTGTAGGAAGAGGTAACAAAGGCCCTTTCAGACAGATGAAATCTGCCCTTTTTGGTTTACTGGTAAAGGTCATCCAGCAGATTTCACAAGCTGGGGAGTCTGCTGTTGTCCTGGACGCCCCATGTCACTTAATGTCTCCTGTACTGTCATTTCCATCCCAAGCTGCTACGTAATGGTGCTGCGTCGTCTCCTGTAGGTGTGGCTGTATTTGCCTGTGTGAAGTGACTCTCGTTTGTAGAGGCACAATTATGGAAGAAGGGTTTTTTGTATGTAGCGTGCGTTATTTTAAAGCTCGTCTTTGTGCTCCTGGTTCCTGCTCTCGTGCAGAGGCAGGACTTTTCTTCTCTGTAGGAAGTGTTGCGGTGTTACACACGGAGTCTCTGTATGCACTGCACTCTCCATGTACTGTTCATTCTGGAA
The sequence above is drawn from the Rissa tridactyla isolate bRisTri1 chromosome 9, bRisTri1.patW.cur.20221130, whole genome shotgun sequence genome and encodes:
- the SEC11A gene encoding signal peptidase complex catalytic subunit SEC11A isoform X2, which codes for MLSLDFLDDVRRMNKRQLYYQVLNFGMIVSSALMIWKGLMVVTGSESPIVVVLSGSMEPAFHRGDLLFLTNRIEDPIRVGEIVVFRIEGREIPIVHRVLKIHENSVFSRLKSPGLLFLVWKWCQTLLSISEPLPVLLSISKKDVGGSELHRAFKM
- the SEC11A gene encoding signal peptidase complex catalytic subunit SEC11A isoform X1 is translated as MLSLDFLDDVRRMNKRQLYYQVLNFGMIVSSALMIWKGLMVVTGSESPIVVVLSGSMEPAFHRGDLLFLTNRIEDPIRVGEIVVFRIEGREIPIVHRVLKIHEKQNGDIKFLTKGDNNAVDDRGLYKRGQHWLEKKDVVGRARGFVPYIGIVTILMNDYPKFKYAVLFLLGLFVLVHRE
- the SEC11A gene encoding signal peptidase complex catalytic subunit SEC11A isoform X3, with product MLSLDFLDDVRRMNKRQLYYQVLNFGMIVSSALMIWKGLMVVTGSESPIVVVLSGSMEPAFHRGDLLFLTNRIEDPIRVGEIVVFRIEGREIPIVHRVLKIHEKLKSPGLLFLVWKWCQTLLSISEPLPVLLSISKKDVGGSELHRAFKM